Proteins encoded in a region of the Globicephala melas chromosome 1, mGloMel1.2, whole genome shotgun sequence genome:
- the SLAMF9 gene encoding LOW QUALITY PROTEIN: SLAM family member 9 (The sequence of the model RefSeq protein was modified relative to this genomic sequence to represent the inferred CDS: inserted 1 base in 1 codon; deleted 2 bases in 2 codons; substituted 2 bases at 2 genomic stop codons), which produces MGALPWLLLLLLFQEGSRRGLWRWRGSEEIVAVLQESISLPXEIPLDEEVENIIWSSHISLATVMPGEEGHPATIMVTNPRYEGXVSFLEPTYYLHISNLSWENSGPYQAQVNLRASQISTMQHYNLCVSRWLSXPHMAVNFEISGEEGTVICPDMIHREAGLDVTYCWISWEDGADTAHEGPVLSMSWRPGEKSVSYTCRANNPISDVSSHLIPAGPFCADIGYPLEKSSTSFCLLAKALLILLLFVILAVGLWLIRVQTRCKMPRMKKLRRNRMRPRKKGKPGPSLA; this is translated from the exons ATGGGGGCCCTTCCATGGCTGCTCCTGCTCTTGCTGTTCCAGGAAG gcaGCCGAAGGGGACTCTGGAGATGGCGTGGATCC GAGGAAATTGTTGCAGTCCTTCAGGAGTCCATCAGCCTCC CGGAAATACCATTGGATGAAGAGGTTGAGAACATCATCTGGTCCTCCCACATAAGCCTTGCCACTGTGATGCCAGGGGAAGAGGGACATCCGGCTACCATCATGGTGACCAACCCTCGCTATGAGGGCTGAGTGAGCTTCCTGGAGCCCACCTACTACCTGCACATCAGCAATCTGAGCTGGGAGAACTCGGGGCCTTACCAAGCTCAAGTCAACCTGAGGGCGTCCCAGATCTCCACCATGCAGCACTACAATCTTTGTGTGTCCC GATGGCTGTCATAGCCTCACATGGCTGTGAACTTTGAGATCTCTGGGGAAGAAGGTACTGTAATATGTCCT GACATGATCCACAGGGAGGCAGGCCTGGATGTGACCTACTGCTGGATATCCTGGGAGGACGGCGCTGACACAGCCCATGAAGGCCCTGTCCTTAGCATGTCCTGGAGGCCCGGGGAAAAGTCTGTCTCCTACACATGCAGGGCAAACAACCCCATCAGCGACGTCAGTTCTCATCTCATCCCTGCTGGGCCCTTCTGTGCAG ATATTGGCTACCCTTTGGAGAAGTCTTCCACTTCCTTCTGTCTCCTGGCCAAGGCATTGCTCATCCTCTTGCTTTTTGTAATTCTTGCTGTGGGGCTCTGGCTCATCCGAGTCCAGACAAGATGCAAAATGCCAAGAATGAAGAAACTCAGGAGAAACAGAATGAGACCGAGAAAGAAGGGGAAGCCTGGCCCCAGCCTGGCCTGA